The nucleotide window ATAATTAAAACGTGTCGACATTCACATTCTGCCTTTGGTTAATCTTGCCCTAATCCTAACACTGGCTTTACGTAATCGCTAGCTGACAAACACCGGTAGCTCATGCCATAATGCCCTTATCAACGCTGTTGAGTCAGTTGCAAGGAGTCTTTGAATGGCCGCAAAAACCATGGATATAAAATTACTGGAACGTAACTACAAAGTAGCCTGTCCGGTTGGTCAGGAAAGTGCGTTACAGCATGCGGCAGATGCGCTTAACGAAAGGCTTGAAAAAACCAAGGAGCGGACCCAACTGACTAACGTGGAACAGATAGCAGTAATGACAGCTCTGAACTTGTGTCATGAATGGATTCAGGATCAGAATGAACAATCTGCAAAAACTGCTAAACTGGAAGAGAAAATTCAGTTGCTTCAGGCAACCATTGAACAGGCTATGAGTGAGCAACGCTCACAACGTAACCGTTAACGGTCAACCTAAAGCAACATTGTAAACCTTTTGCGGTTTCCTGGGGTGTTTGCCAGCAGGCTTATGTCCCTGAGCCGATGCTTGTATTAAAAGGGGATCACTGGCCTGCCATGAGCAAGCCCGGCTTGAACCGGGAAGCCTACGGCAGATACCATTTGCTCCCCGCCTTGAACCAATGGGTTCAAGGGCTACAGCCAGCAGCGGCACCTTGGGAAGCCACCCTTATTTTTCGCGATCCGCCTTTTCCTCAGCAACAATGGCTTTAACGTCCTGCAACAGTTGCTGAGCATCGAAAATAATACCGTCCTTAATGGTGTACTGGATGCCTTCAGTGCGCATGGGCTGGTTATTGTCATTTAGTTTGAAATGCCCGGTGCCGTACAGCACTTTAAAGTTATCCATCGGGTTTTCATTCACAATGACCATATCGGCTTTTTTACCAATGGCCACTGAACCAATCTCGTCTTCCATGTTCAGTGCTTCGGCACCTGCCAGGCTGGCCGCATGAATAACCTCTAACGCGTTTAGACCCGCTTCGCGCAGTAACTCCAGCTCGCGAATGTAACCAAAACCGTAAATTTTGTAGATGTACCCGGCGTCAGAACCCACCGTAATGCGACCGCCGTTGGCGTGGTAGTCTTTTAAGAAGGCCATCCACTTCTGGTAATTCTTTTTCCAGGCAATTTCGTTGTCCGTGGTCCAGTCAAACCAGTACGAACCATGTGCATAGCGGCTGGGTTCAAAAAAGTCCCATAACCGTGGCAGAGTATATTCGTCGTGCCATATGGCCTGGCGCTCACGCATTAAGTCACGCGAGGCTTCGTAAATGGTTAAGGTGGGGTTAATGGTGAAATCCAGTTCAATGAGTTCGTCACGCACCGCGTTCCATTTTTCAGAGCCCGGCTCTGCCGCCGGCTTCCATAAACGCCCGGCTTCTTCAAAAC belongs to Idiomarina sp. PL1-037 and includes:
- the zapA gene encoding cell division protein ZapA; protein product: MAAKTMDIKLLERNYKVACPVGQESALQHAADALNERLEKTKERTQLTNVEQIAVMTALNLCHEWIQDQNEQSAKTAKLEEKIQLLQATIEQAMSEQRSQRNR